Part of the Henckelia pumila isolate YLH828 chromosome 2, ASM3356847v2, whole genome shotgun sequence genome is shown below.
TCTAAAAGTTATCAACAAAACTAAACTCACGCTTGACCTTTGCACTGATATTTAGGTCATTGATGCAGAAAGGCACAAGAGCTTGACGCCTCACTTCCCTGTGATAAGTTCCATCAATCAAGCTCGTTAAAAAGTGAGCTAAAGAACACCAATGTCAGATTCAATACATCCAAGCAAGAAGGAAGAGTAACATAAAATATCATGATATCCTCAACATTTACTTCATTAATTCCTCTATCGCAATCAATATGTGTGCACGAGCTGCATGTAAATACTCTTCACCaacaaatttatattttagaagcTCTTggtaaaaaaattatcaaaataaatgGTTCGAAGCAACCTTATTGTCTCATTTATCGTTTTCTAATAATGCATTAGTCTTTCTATAGAAGTTAAGTTGAGACGACCAAATTATGAAGAGACAACCAAAGAAAAATCCAATCAGCCACGTATATATATTTGAAGAAACAAGAATTAGCTATCGCATACCTTAGCAATAGAAGCTTCAAGAATTGTTCCAATTGTCCAAAACGCAGAGAACACTACCATCCACGTACATATCTCTCGagcagaaataaattctaaaaaccAAGATGAAAGAACCGGACCACCTCCTAAACCAATGCTGACTAAACCACAGAGAATGACCAGAAAAGTAAGATTTGGGGAAAATGCACTTACAAAACTAGCTGCAGCTATAATGGCAGCAGTGACAAGGAAACCTTTCCTAAAAATCAAAAGCAAATTATCGAAAGAAAGAATAcgtaaataattaatattatagttAAATCTCACCAGAACGTGACTTAAATGGTCTGGAAAACAAGGACCAGCTCGATCatgatttacaaaaaaaaagtaTGGAAGAAACTGTCTTATGCGTGATATAAATATTTCCTCGATTCATAGCGCATGAAAAAAATGGCACCATCAAACCACTAGAAGGTTTTTACTACCATTGTAGTGACCAGAGACGTTAATAAGACATACAACTGTACAAGTAAGTGGATGAAATAACATATTCTAAACTTAGCACGCAAAAACCAAACACATTCGAGTATTACTCTTTTAGCTCAAGATTTCCAAGCCACACTCTTTTGGATCAAGTCAGAACTACAAATGAATGCCTTATTTGTAACTAATAAATGCATATGAAgcaacataaaatcatatttattcCCTGTAAAAGAAACGAACAacttaaaaaaaacaagaacaaaAATTGTTTATTGGACCAACTCTCAAAAAATCACAACTTCATTAACCAGAATCAACACTCTTCAGTTTCAAGAACAAGGACTCTAACAATTAAGAATGATAAAAGTAAAATCCAAGCGTAGCCCATGAAATCTACCATTATATGAATATAATGGTCATATTTTGATTTCTAATAATGAAACACAAATTGATAGTTTGTATTCGACCTACTTAATGAACATAGGGAGAAATAAAATTCTTAATGAGAGGCTGAACAATCTTGTGGAGGCCAAAATGGCAGACTTTAATTGGAAAACGATTCAAGTTGTCATATGTGGATTCTCAGATTCACATATAATTGACGAAGGACGAGAAGGTATTTTTTACAAAGTGACTTTTCTGGACTAACAACTCACTTATTAAATTAAGGTTCACAATCACAATGCATGTATTAAATATTGCAATGTATTAATGATTGCATTAATGTTTTCGTTGCAAAGACGAAGCAACGAGAGAGCAACGAAgcaaagagagagagagagagagagagagagagagagagaagagagagagagagagagagagagagagaagagagagagagagagagagagagagaagaggAAGTATGCGTAAAATCTGTGAATTGTGGCACAATCATTGATGTGtctatttttaagttttaatcaAAATTAATGAATATCatcatttttaagttttaatcaCAATCATTGATGTGCCTATTGTATGAGcgaataaataacaaaattcaGGAGCAAAATTAGATTAATTCAAGAACTATTAATGGAAGGGAGAAAAATACCTACAGTGATGGCCGGATGAATTGGCTTCTGGCACCAAAAACCCATCTCCCTCCAAATTCAACTTCTTCTTTTCAACTTCAGTACTCCCAGCTCTCCAAACACAAAAAAAGGACCAAACATtaaacacacacatacacatatAAAGATATAAGATATGgtgaaaaaggaaaaaatagGCAATGACTAGGCTGATACCGAGTCAatcatgaataaataaattgttctttcaaaaaaaaGGAATAAATAAATTGTTCTACAATCTAAACATAAGTATTGAGTAGTCTCTTTTACAATTTCATCTCTCTTTATATGGTCCAAATATAAAGAAAAGTACAGTAAAATCTCatagccaaaaaaaaaaaaaccccagaATACACATgatttttgtcaagaaaatggAAATTCATTTAAGCAAAGAAGAGAAAAATCATGCAAAAAACCAATTTTCTGCTCGAAAAACCAACAAAATCAAAATGAATCAATAAGCTATTTTTAAACccatcatcaaaatcaaaaaaataagaaaaatgagTGCAACCTAATTCGTCTAAGAAAACTGAAAAAGAATGCGCAGCCTAACGTGGGCCTCTTTCTCAATTCTCAGTACTAGTGCTAATAaaatagagaaaaatcagaGGGTGATGATCCTTTCAACTTCCAAAATCCAACGCATAATAAATCTAATAATTCAAACAACAACATACCTTGGATCGTGAaaaatttagaaataaattggGTACGCACCACTACAAAGGCTCTACGAGGAGGAAGAAAGGATCCATGGAGAGAACAAATTTTCGAGGCTGAGATGAGAGGCGTCCAAATTTGAGACTCAAACAAATACATAACCCATCGAAGAAAATTGAGATGTTAGATGAGAGGCGTTAGATGGAAAAGGGAAGATACTTAACTAACACTGTGTTTGGTTTCTTAAaaaattggatttggatttggatttggatttggaattggaattgAAAATCCATGAATTTAAAATTCCATTTGGTGTTtggatatataatttaaaaatggTATTTACAAATCCATTTCTTGTTTGGAGAAATATGaatttggatttgaaatttaaaattatgctaaatttttCATTACAAACTCTTTTCGAACCAAATCTTTTAAAGtttagaaattaaattttattctaTATTAATTGTgtcgaaaattcaaaaaataacatgaaataataaatCAGAGTTCACGTGAAATAAGAAAtataaatcaaacaataaaatacGAAAATTTGAAGTTCAATAAATTGACTCTTTTAAAAAACCAAatggaatttaaaataaaacatgaataaattTGTCAACGAATCCAATAAAATCCTAACTTTTATTTAGAAAAAGTATGCAATATTTTATCCTAAGATGAGTTGTCCATTTTCCAATTCAACCAGCGACGACGAGCATGAAGTGGAATTCCCAAGAAAAGATCGGCTGCATTTGGATTGGATACAAGAAAATCACTTGCTGCAAAAACAAAATCTTCATCTACTCCTTCAAGTTTTGTTAGTTCAGTGTATATCTCTTCACACCGACGCTTGTTTTGTTCATTGACATCCATCGCCTTAGCCATTTGTGAGATCGTATTGTTCAATGTATCAAACCTCTCATTCATCTCATCAAACTTTGACAGTTTTTTCTTGCCAACTTTAGAAATATTAGTTGTGGATGATGAATGAGGAAGAGACATTTGATCAAAATTCTCTTCTTCAAAATCCTCCAAAGTTTCTAAATGTACCTGTTGCTGAGCTACCAACCGATCAATATCTTCTAttcttgaagattctccaccgCTCGGCTCTTTCCCCTCTCTTACCCAACGACGTGTCTTCTCTTTACCAGTTTCTGCTCCTTTTCCATTAGCTCtatctttttcaaatatttctcGCAGCACAATAAAATTAGGGATTGCAATATTTCTGACATGTTTAGCATCAGGATATACCTAATTacattatgtttatttttaatacAATAATAACTGAAAACATATAGAAACACTTGAACAtgacaaaataaaaatacatacCTTGATTAATTCATCCCAAACCTCCTCTGGTGcctcaattttttttgttatgtcATTCCAACCAAATCCACTACCTCGTTTGAATACTTCCAAAGCAATAGTCATCTTTCTTTTCAAAGTTTTTAATCTATTTTGCACATTGTCTTTATTTACTTTCATAGTAAATTTGGAATTAATAGCTTCGATAGCAACATTGTACGCAGCTTGAGAAAAATTTCTATCTGGTTTTTGTCCTTGATTCTTTTGTTCTAGTAAAAAATCAAGAAGAAATTCATCCATCTGTTGCGTCCAACTTTTATAGTGGACAGCTTCAACAGTTTGAACGCCAGTACTCATTTCCTAAGAATTAATACAAGTTACAAACTTCAAATCAtatgaaataaattatatattaaaatggaTAGATAATTATTTTGTAACGTAAagccaaaaaataaataaataaagaatcacaaaaaataaaaatgaaattttacatacaaacaaaataaacaaccttaaattttttaaatgaacaGTGCATGacgccaaaaatattttaagtaggACCACATGAATAATCTTCCCACATTTCTTGTGCTATTCTATTTCTTATCATTATTCCTTGCCTATTACTTTCAGTTCTACCTCGAGAAGCTGCATTTTCTTCATTCACAATATCTTCATGTATTAATTCACTATCGACTTCAGCAATCAATCTTTCATCAGGATCTACTCCCATGAGAAAATTATGCAAAATACAACAGGCTAATATAATTTCAGAATGTGTCCCTACATTGTAGTTAGGTTCAGCACCACTAGCTAAAATTGAAAATCTCTTTTTTAACACACCGAATGATCTTTCGATGGCATTTCTCAAAGATGCATGTCTGTGATTAAATATTTCTTTTTGAGATTCGGGCCCACGATTACTATATTCTTTTAGATGATATCGGGTTCCTCTGAAAGGGGCGATAAAACCATCTCTTATCATAAATCCAGAATCGACAAGATAATATTTACCTACAAAAGTTAattgaaaattaatatatatttgttattattttttaaaatttattagtaTATGTATGATTAAATACCATTTGGAACTTTTAGcttatcttctctatcaagtgCATCCTCAAGGATACGACCATCAGCTGCTGAACCTTCCCATCCGGGTAACACATATGTAAACCTCAAGTCGAAGGTACATGCAGCCAACACATTTTGTGTGGGAAAATCTTTTCTTCCTCTATATCTTGCAACATGTTCTTTAGATACTTTAACACGGAAATGTGTTCCATCAATTGCACCAATACAATCCTATCATATGtatcaaaattatattatttttaatcatatatgaatttattattttaatggaACAATCGAAAAAAATATATCTATATAGAATTACCTTGAAATAAGGATAGAATCTAGGATTATGAAATATTTCAGGCGGGACATCATTCCCATTAGGTTGAATAATAAATTGATCTTGAAGAGATATGATTGCCTTCAAGACATTGTGAAAATGTCGACTGATGGTTTCCCCAGATCATAAGAATATAAATCCCATTGAACGAGTACTTTCATTTTGCCCAACAATATAcaaaaattttgcaaattgtTCTTCTATGCTGCTGTAAATAGTATCTTCGAGGAAAGTTTTCTCTCGTAATAGTGAAACAAATTTCATAAATGCATTCGGTCTCATACGAAGTACTCCACGAATTCTTTCATCGGTTTCAATACGATACATTAACTCCTTCCTAACTATATCTCTTTTCAAATCTTTTTCTGATATGACTCTACTTATATAGctcttatttttataaaataacatATTCAAGTAAGAAACACAAGCCACTACTACTATAATTGCTCTCTGAGATCGTCGAGTTGATTCTTTGACTCTATCcatctataaaataaaaaaatatttaaatattaacaTGGTTGTGTAAATACAACCTCGATTTAGTTATCTACAAAAATAAATTGATTTCATATGTCATAAACACATACGTGTTATCAACTAATtcaatcaataattttttttacaagtattaagaattgaatttttaaatatatagacAAAAACGcttcgaatatatatatatatatatatatatatatatagacatgaAATTCAAGATTTTTTACAAATAACACATAAACATTACCTAAACATTATGTGGAACAAAAAAACATGTCCATTAACAGTGTActgaaataaaacacaaaatttATGCATTTTTTGTTTGGGAATAAGCTAATTTTTTACTTGCACTTTTTCCGAACTTATCATTTGATAATCCTTTGACAAGGTTGATTTTTGAGGATTCAAAAGGATTCTGGCTAATGGAAACTTCCGAAAAATGGGTTAAAGCATTGATTGGGCTCAACAAAAAAACCTTAATACATTTTGCAATATATTTGTCAATATAATTTAGCATATACAGTGACATACACTCAAATAGCAATAAATTTAGTAACAATGACAACATTAAAGTTTAAACCCAGGTACAAAGGAACATACCATTAATTAAATCGTTTTTTTCACCACAACTCAACCTACACGGTGCGATGCAAGCTATTATGAGTGCCTAcaaaaaaacatcaaaaaattattcagggatgatttaaaaaaaaaaacattatttacGAAAAAATAAAGTATTTCATGAAGATAGTTGCAGAAGAAGTCTATAATAATTATCAAAGTTAACATGTGGAATCTGAATATGCCTCCACAACCACATAAACCAATCATATCAACTCCATTAAATGAGTTAGCAGATTACGagcaaaataaaaattgcaaaaGCTTTGAAAATTCATTTCTCTTGGAATGCGCGAGCAGAATAATGAAAAAAGAATACTGACTTGAGTTTGTTTACAACGAGTCTTGGAGCTTGAACCATGGAAATAAAATATGCGTAAGCTTTAGATCGGCTTTTATCGACTTTCtgggaaaacaaaaataaaagagtAAAAGATaacagataaaaaaaaaaattgccgaTAAGTTTGGTTTTTCCAAATCCCAATCCCATGAAATCTTGTCAACATTCATAGGATTTGGTTACGTTAACAAGAATCCCATCAAATCCCGGGAATTCCCAACCAAATCAGAATTCCGTTTTTTAAGTTGCCTATCCAAACACTAAAAAGGGAATTTTGAAATCCAAATCCAGTAAAATCCAGTCAAATCCGGGTTGCCAAACAGTCTGTAAAGGGCAGAATTAATCTTTAGGGATTTGGAACCGATGACAACAgaggaaaataaatttattttcccaTGTTAACAGCGTGCATAATACACGCTGCCAATATATTTTTTGACGGCCTTCCAAAATGGAACGCTGTtgaaaatattagtaacatCGTGCAATTATTTGCACGCTGTTATTGTTAAAACATACAATATATTAACAACACACATAAATGAGCGCGCTGTTCATACCAAGATCAACAACACGCTTTTATTGTGTGCTCTTGATGTCGAGCTGCAAAAACTCATATTTGTTGAGGTGAGGATCAGTGCCATCTGATGCTTTGATTTTGTTATATTGTTTCATTGGGTTTTTAGTATGGTATAATATTTCAATTTGTCACCAGCTTGTTTTTGCATTTCAAGCAGTTTATCTGGTGAAATAGAAGACTTATTCCAACAATTGACTAAGTTCATCAAACTTTGATTCTCTGATATTATAACTCATGTTGGTGTTCTCATTCTTTAGCATACCCATACGAGCCTTCAGACTGTCACACTCATTGAATTGATCACAGTTCAACTTGTCCAACTTATCTGatagtttctttctttcttctttgaCATCTTCGAACTATTGAGACAATCTCTTGTGCTCTATTATCATGTCATTGAGTGTAGTGATAAGACCATCTTGTGTAATTTTATCAGAGCTAaaatcaaatacctcctcatCTACAATGGTTTCCAGTTTAGCATCAACTATTAAGTATTTGGTAGGTTCTTCATCACTTAAGTTGATGCACTTTTTGAGCTGGACGTTTCAGTATCTGATCAGCCCATTTGCTTCTGTTTTCTTCCACCATCAAGGCTttctatttttctttcttttgaatGATCTTATTTCTTCTTTGGAACATCTAGAAGGTTTCTTCTCATATTTCTTTGGTCTGGTGCAATCAACTATAGAGTGTCATGTTCATCCACAGTTGTAACATGCTTGATTATCCCCCACTTGTTCTTTTTTGTATGAGCTTTTTCTTGTTGAATCCTTGAAAGTTTTTGTGGTTCTTCctcataaaatttccaaatttattCACACACAATGACATTGTATCATTGCTCAATTGTTATGCTAATTTtgatgatgatgactcttatGTAGTTGCAAGGGCCTTTGTTGCTTGTGGGACGATTGATTCTTTTCAATTCGAGCTCCTTGATCAAGTTCTTAGGCTTTTAAATCAGCAAATAGATCGTGCAGTTCAATTTTGTTGACGTtctttgactctctcatggcatTAGTCTTTACATCTCATTTTTTtttgggcaaagctctcattACTTTTAGAGCTATTTCTTTATTGTTGTAACTCTTACCCAAGACAACCAATTTAATAATGATGCAGCTGAATCtttaataaaattcattaattGTTTTTCCATATTTTATCTTGATGCTATCAAACTTTTTTATAACCACTATCAGTTTGTTCTATGGTCTGGTCATTTGCCTCACATAATTGTGTGATCTTTCCAAATTTCTTTTGTTGTTGTACATGTTTTGATCTAGCAAAATATGTTTTTATCCAGAGTTTtgtacattaatttttttttgcagTTTTTATCTAGATTGACTTACTTTTTATCTTCAATGGTCCATTCTTGTCTTAGTTTCTCAATCATTTAAGGAGCACCTTCTGAAATGGCTACATAAATACTAGCTTTTAAAATCTTCACTGGTCCATCAATTATGATGTACCATATATCATCATCTTGTGCTAACAAATGAGATGACACACAAATTTTTCAATCATCATATTCTTCTTTGGAGAATATAGGTATTTTGTTGATAGTAATCAAATATGCAACTCAAGTTAAGCAAAAAATTTTCCCTGACACCACTTGCTAGGTTCAAAAAATGTATTTAGAGGGGGTGAATAAATGAACTTTGTGACAATTAAGCTGAGTTACCAGCTTGAAAGTGTATTTTGCTTAACATATAAATTGGTGCAAGAATTGAGCTGATCAGTGCAGAAAAATTTTGCAACAAAAGTTGAGCTGACAGTAAAATGAACTTAAATGCAATAAATATAAGAACACgatgattttatggaagttctaAGAATAAGATTCTACGTCTTCCTTCTTTGATTTCCAGAAGAattttcactagaagactttaaTTTATACAACTGCTTGTACAAACCCAATGCAACCGAATCACGATTAGCACTCCTAGAATCTTTCTACCCAGAACAATTTCTGATagaaatataataataacaatgaCTTCAATCCTCAAAGCTTTTTAAACTTTAAGTGTTACACAGTTGATCTAGAATTGATATGATATCACAGAATCACAATGAGAGTATGATGGCATCTATTTGAGCTGGATTCTTTCGAATAGCTTTAAACTTGGTATGAGAACTTTGTAGAGAATTCTTGATTATTCTTTTCCATTCTTGATATTCAAGCATTTATTGATAGGAATCCAACGTCCATAAAAATAGCCAGTGTAAATTTATCCCAAATTAATAGCCGACATTTACGTAAAGCATGCCACGTGTCTTTGTCTTCTTTTCAAAAATAGTACTGTGTCTCGGGCTATTTGTACTATAGCTATATACGAAAATCAGCGGTACTATTCAAGCTTTGTATTTATTTCGAACTAATCAGATCACTTTTGAAGTTTGAATGATCAATATTTCAAATTGCTCCATTTCATCTTTGAATAAGTAGAACTAGTTTTGATTGATTATGCTAAATGTACTTGGTCAAATTAGTTCAAACTTTATAGATCAATTTCCCTTTTCCGGATAAATTTTCTTAGCATATCACTTTTTAGTCCAAATAAATTTTAGTATATTGTATTTGATGTTTAGAATTCATTTTGATCTGCTTTCTTCAAGatcagtttttttttctttgctttTGTCTTTGTCCAAATCACTTTGTCGTCACCAGAAGTCCAGAACTTATATTTTTGCATAATAAATCTTAtatcataattttaaaaatttcaacctTATAAGTGAAATAATTCaaacatatataaaatatacacAATTTAAATACAAATACAATCaagtaatttaatttatttttattctatGTGAATTCTTGTCAAATTAGGCGATTATCGATTCAACATCTATTAAATCGGCAAGCTAAAGAATATGTCGGTCAATTCGTACGATAAAGTTAAGAATCATTTGCATAAACTTGGTCGATTGTAAACCTAAAAGAAACAAGTTGAATcatattttttagttttgaaTTGGTCCCTTGTGTGTTACTCGTCTTTTAAATCTGGAAACATTTTTTAcatttcatatatttttatagattgaatgagaattaattcttttcaaattgaataaatacaCAATATCACTCATGTAAGTATTATTAATTGAAACATTTAGATGAAgtattagatttttttattcttaaaataaGAAATAAACCAAGTTTGATCCCTGAGTgataaatgaaatatttaaataaagttATAACTGCTACAATGAAATATTGCATTTACATGAATTTATCATATTGTAGTTTTGCAACTAAAAGACCAAGAAAGTTTCCCATCCATGATTTTTAtatcatattaaaaataaatatttttcattattttgagtttttctttattatatataaaaatcattatggataaattgaatttgaaaatttcttATATCAGTATTCAGTACTCTTAGTGTGTCTAAATCAAAGTAATGAAAAACTACAAAACATATTTATTCATCTTTAATAATGTACACAAATTATATAGTGAAGATATATGTCGATTAAGACAATGAATATAGATAACAAAaacaataaatgaaaatattttctagatgcgaatatatatatattttttttaaatttttttccactgagatagagaagataaaggagaaataaaaaaaatacgaaCTCTTTTGGGTCACATGAAAAAATTGAAAGGGATGAAGAAGTATCGTTTTTCATACCGTGAGCATTCAGAATTCAAAATTAAATGTATTATATTAGAAAGTTATATGAACTATTCAAACTTTATAAATGTAatggatttttctaaaatataaAGATGCACAAATTGTTCCATTAagatatataaacaattaagaaAGTCAAAGATATTATTATCCGGAGATAACCAATCTGGCATTAATAGTCTAACACAGTGTTTGGTATAAAGGATTAGGTAGGTTTGTGTGTGATTTTTTATTAATCCATTGTTTGgtagaatttttattaaaacaagTTAATCTAACCTAGAAAGGATAAAGTTGTTTTATAGTAGGTTAACTAAACCCTCCTCTCACTCTAGTATTATTTATCCTTGTTTTTATCTTActcataaatttcataattaccCTTTCCCTCCAATCTAAAAATCACCCatccaataaaatataaatggtATTTTTGGCAAAAAATTTAAACCATTATTTAATCTTAttcctaaaaatcaaaccaaacacaaTACTATTTTTAACACAAATTATCAAtccttatttattattttttttatcattcatttaataatcattcaataatcCTATCAATTAAACCAAACACTGCGTAATTGTGTTCATTACGCTTAGgaatacttaatatatcataataaaataggTGTCATAAGGCAAAAAGATATTTATTTCCAAAAacattatcatcatcatcatcattattataACTTGCAAATAAATGAGAACATTcaatcaataaatttttttatcagtATGATAATACTTTTATTTGTTGATAgattttataataatatgaaattcATATGTTATTAAATATAGGTCTCTAATAAATTAAATGTGACTATGAAAGTACAAACATCCAGTAGCAATTTTTTTACTATACAAAAAAGAAAATAGTCAACATAAttgtaaataaaaatatgcagaTCATTTATTgaccaaaaaaaatttaataattgaagaAAATACGAAAATACATGCATTTGTTGAGAGACAATATGAGAAAAGAAAACGATACGATACGATAATAACAGAAACGAGAAAACATTGAGTAGtccaaatattttcaatttttttttaaaaaaacatgtttTTATTCAAACCGTCCCAAATAGCGACAGTTTTGCGTCCAACCGTCACAAAAATTAGAAATAGTTTGAACAACCATTCTCCAAGTAGATTCGTCCACACTATTCAATTTTGTGACGGTTTTAGTAAGTCGTCCCAAATTACGACGGATTGCTAAAACCGTCCCAAATAGCGATCGTTTTTGTGGCAAATCGTCAAAAAATTTAGAAATGGTTTTTAAACCGTCCCAAAAATTTGTGATGGCTTACGTAAAACCGTCAAAAATAGCAACAGTTTGTTTCAAAACCATCGCTAAAATTTGTGACGGTTTATTCAAAACTGTCCTTAATTTGTATTAAAAAACCCGGTTCAAATATTCAAAGACGGCGCATTAAAAAATCGTCATTATTAGCGATGATTTTAACCCGAACTGTCACAATTAGCGACGGTTTTATCCTAAACTGTCACAATTAGAAACGGTTTTACCCTGAACGatcacaaatatttttgacGATTTTGAGTAAACCGTCACAAATAGCGACAATTTATTCAAACGGTCCCAAACAGCGACGATTTTATTCAAAACGTCTTTAATAGTGACGACTTTCTAATAAACCGTCGCAATTATTAGGGACGGTTTGTTAAAAAGAATCACAAAACTCCGTGTTTTTTTACTGTGAGTAATTAACATTAATTgtcaaaatttacaatattattgTCATTATC
Proteins encoded:
- the LOC140879265 gene encoding uncharacterized protein — translated: MEMSTGVQTVEAVHYKSWTQQMDEFLLDFLLEQKNQGQKPDRNFSQAAYNVAIEAINSKFTMKVNKDNVQNRLKTLKRKMTIALEVFKRGSGFGWNDITKKIEAPEEVWDELIKVYPDAKHVRNIAIPNFIVLREIFEKDRANGKGAETGKEKTRRWVREGKEPSGGESSRIEDIDRLVAQQQVHLETLEDFEEENFDQMSLPHSSSTTNISKVGKKKLSKFDEMNERFDTLNNTISQMAKAMDVNEQNKRRCEEIYTELTKLEGVDEDFVFAASDFLVSNPNAADLFLGIPLHARRRWLNWKMDNSS